A window of the Cystobacter fuscus genome harbors these coding sequences:
- a CDS encoding D-alanine--D-alanine ligase gives MRLCTLYSSYEGSQSPYKDIDPAVDPSWWLPDHTWSRQPLTRANSREVLEQLAKEDFDAFINLCDGAPDEDIAGVEVIQHLERLGLPFTGADSRFYAASREEHKQAWLNQGIGTPGHRFASDLATVEQAAGELRFPLLVKPSSGYASIGIEQDSRVGNREALLERAGRTLSRFGGVLLEEFIEGREFTVLVSEPRPGEHVPWVHPPVEVHFPEGETFKHFDLKWMNYEAMNTRPVTDEGLVERLGDIAQRTFLAVNARGYCRCDIRMDDAGHLFMLDCNANPGVFYPPDQPGSADFILSLQPHGHRDFLLHIIECARRAHGVNTSGI, from the coding sequence ATGCGACTCTGTACCTTGTACTCCTCCTATGAAGGCTCCCAGTCCCCCTACAAGGACATCGATCCCGCCGTCGATCCCTCCTGGTGGTTGCCCGACCACACCTGGTCCCGCCAGCCCCTGACACGCGCCAACTCGCGGGAGGTGCTCGAGCAACTCGCGAAGGAGGACTTCGACGCGTTCATCAACCTCTGTGACGGAGCACCGGACGAGGACATCGCGGGCGTCGAGGTCATCCAGCACCTGGAACGGCTGGGATTGCCCTTCACGGGGGCGGACTCGCGCTTCTACGCGGCGTCACGCGAAGAGCACAAACAGGCCTGGTTGAACCAGGGCATCGGCACGCCGGGCCATCGCTTCGCCTCGGACCTGGCCACGGTCGAGCAAGCCGCTGGGGAGCTGCGCTTCCCCCTCCTGGTCAAGCCGAGCTCCGGTTACGCCAGCATCGGGATCGAGCAGGACTCGCGGGTCGGCAACCGCGAGGCATTGCTCGAGCGGGCCGGGCGGACCCTCTCCCGCTTCGGCGGCGTCCTCCTCGAGGAGTTCATCGAGGGGCGAGAGTTCACCGTGCTCGTCTCCGAGCCTCGCCCGGGAGAGCACGTGCCCTGGGTGCATCCCCCGGTGGAGGTCCACTTTCCGGAAGGGGAGACGTTCAAGCACTTCGATCTCAAGTGGATGAACTACGAGGCCATGAACACCCGCCCCGTGACCGATGAGGGGCTCGTGGAGCGGCTGGGAGACATCGCCCAGCGGACCTTCCTGGCCGTGAATGCCCGCGGCTATTGCCGCTGCGACATCCGCATGGACGATGCGGGCCACCTGTTCATGCTCGACTGCAACGCGAACCCGGGCGTGTTCTACCCTCCGGACCAGCCGGGAAGCGCCGACTTCATCCTGTCACTCCAACCGCACGGGCACCGGGACTTCCTCCTGCACATCATCGAGTGTGCCCGGCGTGCGCACGGGGTGAACACGTCTGGCATTTGA
- a CDS encoding alpha/beta hydrolase has protein sequence MALDPELVAIAHALPPTDLRDVAALRASTAELLSRLPRPPTTGVLIEDILLEAEKELPPLRIRMYGPERAGSHAPAILWLHSGGFVAGSIEAEDAPCLALASAVGARVFSVDYRLAPEHPFPAALDDAERALRWLRDTATRLGTDPRRIAVAGQSAGGALVAALVLRTVHQGGPDIAFQLLIDPVLDDRLETNSMCTFIDTPLWNRPAAELSWRYYLGAERGDVSPYAAPARAHRLAGLPPTYIGTSDQDPVRDEGILYALRLAEAGVSVELHHFPGTFHGSNVLAPDAAVSKRQRAELHAALRRALTRVP, from the coding sequence ATGGCCCTGGACCCCGAACTCGTCGCGATCGCACATGCCCTCCCACCCACCGACCTGCGCGACGTCGCCGCCCTGCGCGCGAGCACCGCGGAACTGCTCTCCCGCCTGCCACGCCCCCCCACCACCGGAGTCCTCATCGAGGACATCCTCCTCGAGGCCGAGAAGGAACTCCCGCCGCTGCGGATCCGCATGTACGGCCCAGAGAGGGCCGGCTCCCACGCGCCCGCCATTCTCTGGCTGCACTCGGGTGGTTTCGTGGCTGGAAGCATCGAGGCGGAGGATGCGCCGTGCCTCGCGCTGGCCAGCGCGGTCGGGGCGCGTGTGTTCTCCGTCGACTATCGCCTCGCGCCCGAGCATCCCTTTCCCGCCGCGCTCGACGACGCCGAACGCGCGCTCCGGTGGCTGAGAGACACCGCGACGCGGCTCGGTACTGATCCCCGGCGTATCGCGGTGGCCGGGCAGAGCGCGGGGGGGGCTCTCGTCGCCGCCCTGGTCCTGCGCACCGTGCACCAGGGGGGACCCGACATCGCGTTTCAGTTGCTCATCGATCCGGTCCTCGATGATCGGCTCGAGACGAACTCCATGTGCACCTTCATCGACACGCCGTTGTGGAACCGTCCGGCGGCCGAGCTCAGCTGGCGCTACTACCTCGGTGCTGAACGGGGTGACGTCTCACCCTACGCCGCCCCGGCACGGGCCCACCGTCTCGCCGGTCTTCCCCCCACGTACATCGGGACGAGCGATCAGGATCCGGTGCGCGACGAGGGCATCCTCTACGCGTTGCGACTCGCGGAGGCGGGTGTGAGTGTCGAGCTGCACCACTTCCCGGGCACCTTCCACGGCTCCAACGTGCTCGCACCCGACGCCGCGGTCTCCAAGCGACAGCGGGCGGAACTCCACGCGGCGCTGCGCCGTGCGCTCACTCGAGTTCCTTGA
- a CDS encoding helix-turn-helix transcriptional regulator has product MRSTMDRAGLASALRAWRIRVSPEALGLERGRRRRTPGLRREEVAARAGMSVDYYARLEQGRGPRPSAEVLEALAGALRLSDDEREHLHHLAGPHERPRPIPKEVRPGIQQLLTQTPTIPVLVHDVTYDVLAWNEMAAALLVDFAAWEPPERNLLWLALCDPRGRHALGGPSSALFVDQAIADLRVTAARRAGDPVIARLVERLSAASETFARRWSGTEAVPRRTANKSFMHPVAGPLELLCEVLEVPEREQRVVFYLPVPGTPTEQRLRALARQHEKSRQGV; this is encoded by the coding sequence ATGCGGAGCACGATGGATCGAGCGGGTCTGGCGAGCGCCCTGCGGGCCTGGCGCATCCGTGTCAGTCCGGAAGCACTCGGGCTCGAACGCGGACGCAGGCGTCGCACACCGGGACTGCGTCGCGAGGAGGTCGCGGCGCGGGCGGGCATGTCGGTCGACTATTACGCGCGCCTGGAACAGGGCCGAGGGCCGCGGCCCTCCGCCGAGGTGCTCGAAGCGCTCGCGGGCGCACTGCGGCTCAGCGATGACGAGCGCGAGCATCTGCACCACCTCGCGGGTCCTCACGAGCGGCCTCGTCCGATTCCGAAGGAGGTGCGCCCCGGCATCCAGCAATTGCTCACCCAGACGCCGACGATTCCGGTGCTCGTGCACGACGTCACGTACGACGTGCTCGCCTGGAACGAGATGGCGGCGGCCCTGCTGGTCGACTTCGCGGCGTGGGAGCCTCCGGAACGGAACCTGCTCTGGCTCGCGCTCTGCGATCCACGGGGGCGGCATGCGCTCGGGGGTCCGTCCTCCGCGCTCTTCGTGGACCAGGCGATCGCCGACCTGCGCGTGACCGCCGCGCGTCGTGCCGGAGACCCGGTCATCGCGCGACTGGTCGAGCGCTTGAGCGCGGCGAGCGAGACATTCGCGCGGCGATGGTCGGGCACCGAGGCCGTGCCCCGCCGTACCGCGAACAAATCCTTCATGCACCCGGTCGCCGGGCCGCTGGAGCTGCTGTGCGAGGTGCTCGAAGTGCCCGAGCGCGAGCAGCGCGTCGTCTTCTATCTCCCCGTCCCGGGCACGCCGACCGAGCAGCGGTTGCGCGCCCTCGCGCGGCAACACGAGAAGTCGCGACAAGGTGTTTGA